The genomic segment CTCCTCGGCGAACTCCGCGACTGGCTGCGCGGGCGGCTGCCCGACTACCTGGTCCCGTCGGCGTTCGTGGCGCTGGACGCGCTGCCGCTGACGGCCAGCGGCAAGCTCGACCGCCGCGCGCTGCCCGCCCCCGACCTCGGCGCCGCCGTGACCGGGCGGGCGCCGCGCACCCCGCAGGAGCAGCTCCTCGCCGAACTTTTCGCCGAGGTGCTCGGGCTGGCACAGGTCGGGGTCGAGGACAGCTTCTTCGACCTCGGCGGACACTCGCTGCTGGCGACCCGCCTGGCCTCCAGGGTCCGGGCGACCCTTGGCGCGGAGCTGGAGGTCCGGACCCTGTTCGAGACCCCGACGGTCGCCGCACTCGCGGCTCGCCTGGACGGCTCCGGAGCGGCGCGGCCCGCACTGACCGCCCGCCCTCGCCCCGAGCGGGTCGAGCTGTCCTTCGCCCAGCGCCGCCTGTGGTTCCTGCACCGGATGGACGGGCCGAGCGCCACCTACAACATGCCGCTCGCGCTCAGCCTGACCGGCGACCTCGACCGCTCGTCCCTGCACACCGCGCTCGCGGACGTGATCGGCCGGCACGAGAGCCTGCGGACCGTCTTCCGCGAGACCGACGGCGTGCCGTACCAGGTGGTGCTGAGCCCCGAACAGGCGCACCCGGCGCTCCCGGTGGTCGAGCTCGACGAGGCCCGGCTGGCCGGGCGGCTGGCGGACTCGGCCGGGCGCGGGTTCGACCTGGCCGCCGATCCGCCGGTGCGGGCCGAGCTGTACGCGCTCGCCCCCGACCGGCACGTACTCCTGGTCGTGGTGCACCACATCGCCGCGGACGGCTGGTCGATGGGGCCGCTCTCCGGTGACCTCGCGACGGCCTACGCGGCGCGCTGCCGGGGCGAGGAACCCCCGTGGTCCCCGCTGCCGGTGCAGTACGCCGACTACACCCGCTGGCAGCGCGATCTGCTCGGCGACGCCGACGACCCGGACAGCCTGTTCGCCCGGCAACTCACGTACTGGAAGGCCGAACTGGCGGGAATCCCGCAGCAGGTGCAGCTGCCCTCCGACCGGCCCCGGCCGCCGGTGGCCTCCCAGCGCGGCGACCGGGTCGTGGTCCGGCTCGATCCCGAGCTGCACCAGGCACTGCGCGACCTGGCCACCGCACGCGGCGCCAGCATGTTCATGGTGCTGCAAGCAGGTCTGGCGGCCCTGCTCACCCGGCTCGGCGCCGGTACGGACATCCCCGTCGGCAGCCCGATCGCCGGCCGTACCGACCAGGCGCTGGACGATCTCGTCGGCTTCTTCGTCAACACCCTGGTCCTGCGCACCGACACCGGGGGCGACCCCGGATTCGCCGACCTGCTCGGCCGGGTGCGGCAGAAGGCGCTCACCGCGTACGACCACCAGGACGTGCCGTTCGAGTACCTGGTCGAGGTGGCCAACCCGGTGCGGTCGCTCGCCCACCACCCGCTGTTCCAGATCATGCTGGCCCTGCAGAACGCACCGGTCGGCGCGTTCGCCCTGCCGGGGCTGGAGACGGGCCACGTGGCGGCCCCGACCGGGACCTCGCGGGTCGACCTGACGTTCAGCCTGGCCGAACAGTTCCGCCCGGACGGCGGCGCCGACGGTCTGGCCGGCGCCGTGGAGTACGCCACCGACCTCTTCGACGCGTCCACCGTGGAGTCGCTGTTCGAGCGCTGGGTCCGTCTGCTGCGCGCGGCGGTCGCCGACCCGGACCTTCCGATCAGCCGGATCGACCTCATGTCCGGCGAGGAACGTCACCGGCTGCTGTACGAGGTGAACGACACGGCCGCGGAGCTGCCGTCGGCCCCGTTGCCGGAGCTCTTCGCCCGCCAGGTGGGGGCCACCCCGGACGCGGTCGCGGTCGTGGCGGGCGGCACCGAGCTGACCTACGCGCAACTCGACCAGCGGGCGGACCGCCTGGCGAGGGCGCTGATCCGCCAGGGCGTGCGGCCCGAGACGCCGGTCGCGGTCCTGATGGACCGCTCGGCGGAACTGGTCGTGGCGATCCTCGCGATCATCAAGGCCGGCGGCGCCTACGTACCGCTCGACTCGCGCTTCCCCTCCTCCCGGATCGATCTGATCCTGCGGGAGAGCGGAGCCGCCGTCGTGCTCACCGAGGAGGTGCTCACCGCCCTGGCGCAGTCCGAGGACGCCGGTCCGGGCGGGGCCGAAGCGGTCTGCCGCGAGGACCAGTTGGCGTACGTCATGTACACCTCCGGTTCGACCGGACGTCCGAAGGGCGTGGCCGTCACCCACCGGGACGTGGTGGGGCTCGCGCTGACCCCCGAGTGGCGGGGCGGCGGCCACGAGCGGGTGCTGATGCACTCCCCGACCGCCTTCGACCTCTCGACCTACGAACTGTGGGTCCCGCTGCTCAACGGCGGCCGGGTCGTGGTCGCACCGCCCGAGCGGCTCGACCTCGACCTGCTGCAGCACACGATCACCACCCACGGGGTGACCGGCCTGTGGCTGACCGCCGGACTGTTCCGGCTGGTCGCCGAGGAGCGCCCGGGCCTGCTCGCCGGAGTGCGCGAGGTGTGGACCGGCGGCGACGTGGTCTCCCCGGCCGCGGCCGCCCGCGTCCGAGCCGCCTGCCCCACCATCCAGGTGGTCAACGGCTACGGGCCCACCGAGGCCACCACCCTGGCCACCTGCCACCCGGTGCGAGAGCTCTCCGAGAACGCGGCGACCGTGCCGATCGGCGCGCCGATGGCGAACATGCGCGCCTACGTGCTCGACGACCGGCTGCGGCCGGTGCCGACGGGCATGGTCGGTGAGCTGTACCTCGCGGGAACGGGCGTGGCCCGCGGATACTTCGGCCGGCCCGGCCTCACGGCGGAGCGCTTCACCGCCGACCCGTACGGTCCGGCCGGGAGCCGTATGTACCGCACCGGCGACCTCGCCTGGTGGCTTCCCGACGGCACGCTGGAGTTCGCCGGACGCGTCGACCACCAGGTCAAGCTGCGCGGTCTGCGGATCGAGCCCGGCGAGATCGAGGCCGTCCTCGCGGGCTGCCCCGGCGTCGCCCAGGCGGCCGTGGTCGCCCGCGAGGACAGGCCCGGGGACAAGCGGCTCGTGGCCTATCTGGTGCCCGCGCCGGAGGGTGCGCCCGAGCAGGCCGAGCTGTCCGGCCGACTGCGCCGCGAACTCCCCGACTACATGGTGCCGGCGGCGTTCGTCACCGTGGAGGCGCTGCCGCTGACCGCCAACGGCAAGCTCGACCGGGCCGCACTGCCCGCCCCCGACTACGGGGCGTCGGACGGCGGCCGCGGCCCGCGGACGCCGCAGGAACAACTGCTGTGCGGCCTCTTCGCCGAAGTCCTCGGCCGCGAGCAGGTCGGCATCGACGACAACTTCTTCGACCTGGGCGGCCACTCGCTGCTCGCCGCCCGGCTGGCCTCCCGGGTCCGCGAGACCCTCGGCCTGGAGCTGGGGCTGCGCCTGCTGTTCGAGGCGCCGACCGTGGCCGGCCTCACCGACCGCCTGGCCATGAACAATCCGGACGACGCGCTGGACGTACTGCTGCCGCTGCGTTCGACCGGGACGGAGACACCGCTCTTCTGCGTCCACCCCGGCGGCGGCATCAGCTGGTCGTACAGCGGGCTGCTGAACCACCTCGGCCCGCAGCACCCGGTCTACGCGCTCCAGGCGCGCGGCCTCGGCCGGCCGGAGCCGCTGCCCACGTCCTACGAGGAGATGGCATCCGACTACGCCGACCACGTGCAGAAGATCCAGCCGGAGGGGCCGTACCTGCTGCTCGGCTGGTCGGCGGGTGGGCTGATCGCCCACGCGCTCGCCTGCGAGCTGCAGGCGCGCGGCGAGCGGACCGCGCTGCTGGCCGTCCTCGACGCGTACCCGGTGAAGGACGTGCGCTTTGAGGAGGAGCCGGTGCCCACCGTGCGGGACGTGCTCGTCGGAGTGCTCGACGTCGACCCGGACGAGCTGGGCGACCGGGAGATCACCTACGCCGAGGTCGCCGAGGTGCTGAACAGGCGGGGCAGCGCGCTGGCCGGGCTGAACGAGCGGCAGGTCGAGGTGATCGTCCAGATCATGATCAACAACGCCAAGCTGGCGGTCGACTTCGTACCCGGCAGGTACGACGGGGACCTGCTGCTCTTCAACTCCACCATCGGCCGGGGCCACGACGACGCCGGCCCGGAGGTCTGGCACCCGTACATCGGGGGCCGGATCGAATCGCACGAGGTCACCACCCGGCACGACCAGATGACCCAAGCGGGTTCCCTGGCCCAGATCGGACCGGTCCTGGCCGCCAGGATCGCCGAGGCCACCCGGGGCACCGCCCTCGCCGGAGACACCGGAGACACCGGGACCGCTGGAACCGCCACGGGTGCCGGAACCACCGGAACCCGCTGAACCACCGGACACACCGGTGACACCACCCCTTCCCATGGCCCGCAGGAGGACCGACACATGACCAACCCCTTCGACGACCAGGACGGCACCTTCCTCGTCCTCGTCAACGACGAGAACCAGCACTCGCTGTGGCCGCAGTTCGCGGACGTGCCCGAGGGCTGGACCGTCGCCCACGGCCCCGACACCCACCCCGCGTGCCTGGAGTACGTCGAGCAGTCCTGGACCGACATGCGGCCCAGGAGTCTCGCCGACGCCATGAACACCCAGCGGTAGCACGGACCGACATGACCTCCACCGACACCCTGGGCGGGGCCCGCGACGACGCGGGCCCCGCCCGGCCCGACGGCCTCGCCGTATGCCCTGCCCAGCCCCGCGACCCGGTCACGGCGCCCGCCCGGCCCGACGGCCTGGCCGCAGCCCTGCTCACCCCGGAAGCCCGGCGGGACCCGTACCCGGTGTACGCCCGC from the Streptomyces sp. NBC_01335 genome contains:
- a CDS encoding MbtH family protein produces the protein MTNPFDDQDGTFLVLVNDENQHSLWPQFADVPEGWTVAHGPDTHPACLEYVEQSWTDMRPRSLADAMNTQR